In Chloroflexota bacterium, one DNA window encodes the following:
- a CDS encoding SH3 domain-containing protein, giving the protein MAIVQAEVLNVRSGPGTNYPVIASVKQGDSLQVMARNQDANWIEIMLSSGRRGWVAVWLVQHGFAIEAVPLASVIPTPPPTPSPTPTEVHKELQVTFINMHYECQRRIWEFEAKKGIVERVWGYRSFQVDMYITNNSDKPVEPPWRPRRWIITDGRQEYISDLMWQWVHKRTGAYKQPPIYPGQTAGWTFMAFPLDAGQWVKAAEFEWNGQVYRQEFDLGPVGNSYNYIDCGDVLDHPYYPTPTPRP; this is encoded by the coding sequence ATGGCAATTGTCCAGGCAGAGGTCTTAAATGTGCGTTCCGGCCCTGGTACCAACTATCCAGTGATTGCGTCTGTAAAGCAGGGGGACAGCTTGCAAGTGATGGCTCGCAACCAGGATGCCAATTGGATCGAGATCATGCTCTCCAGTGGGCGACGTGGTTGGGTTGCTGTTTGGCTTGTTCAGCATGGCTTCGCAATTGAAGCTGTGCCGCTTGCCAGCGTAATCCCGACACCTCCTCCCACGCCGAGTCCGACACCGACGGAAGTGCACAAAGAATTACAGGTGACGTTCATCAACATGCACTACGAGTGTCAAAGGCGAATATGGGAATTTGAGGCAAAAAAAGGCATCGTCGAGCGCGTATGGGGTTACCGCAGCTTCCAGGTGGATATGTATATCACGAACAATAGTGACAAACCGGTAGAGCCTCCGTGGAGGCCAAGACGTTGGATCATTACGGATGGTCGTCAGGAATACATCTCGGACTTAATGTGGCAATGGGTTCATAAACGTACGGGGGCTTACAAGCAACCCCCTATTTACCCTGGACAAACCGCTGGCTGGACCTTCATGGCTTTTCCATTGGACGCGGGTCAGTGGGTTAAAGCGGCAGAGTTTGAGTGGAATGGGCAAGTTTACCGGCAGGAATTCGATCTAGGCCCAGTCGGCAACTCATATAACTACATCGATTGCGGGGACGTACTAGATCACCCCTATTATCCGACGCCAACACCGAGGCCTTAA
- a CDS encoding PEP-CTERM sorting domain-containing protein, protein MVPPIVPEPATLLLVGGGMAVLAGYANLRRRTSPGARR, encoded by the coding sequence ATGGTCCCACCCATAGTCCCAGAACCTGCCACCCTCTTGCTTGTGGGAGGAGGGATGGCCGTCCTGGCGGGTTATGCGAACCTGCGCCGGCGAACTTCGCCCGGCGCAAGGCGGTGA